One segment of uncultured Methanobrevibacter sp. DNA contains the following:
- a CDS encoding sodium-dependent transporter — protein sequence MSEQAQWDSTLSFLFAMIGVAVGLGNIWRFSYVVYTNGGGTFFIPYLVAIALMGIPFLILEYGIGFSFKKSFTEIMKSIRPQFEIIAWILVIFAFIVTIYYMVILSWDLVYLLSSITFSWGTDAALYFVNNVGGSSNLSNASFLLIPTTIGVIITWAILWFISNKDVDKGIGKASKILIPLLFIIMGIIIVYALTLPGADIGINTLLNPTWSKLYDVNIWLAAFGQIIFSLSVGEALALTYASYLPENSKLTDNVFLVVASNSAFEVCTAFGVFSILGFMSYTTGTPMVQLITEGTGLIFIVFPMIFNIMGAMGRILAPLLFLAILFAGITSALGLFEPMVNSTLTKLGWSRRKTTTILCIIGCIISVTLTTGISSYLIGIIDAFVNQFGVLLLIPIQAIIFGWIYGLDNVIPVLNEHSTIKVGRLWKAITKYIAPVILFGLWGFGIFKLFSNANSFEITVYAIISIGVLALSLLFTKRKTPSNQN from the coding sequence ATGTCTGAACAAGCACAATGGGATTCAACATTATCATTTCTATTTGCAATGATAGGTGTTGCTGTAGGATTAGGAAATATATGGCGTTTTAGTTATGTAGTGTATACCAATGGAGGAGGAACATTTTTTATACCTTACCTTGTTGCAATCGCACTAATGGGAATCCCATTTTTGATTTTGGAATATGGAATTGGATTTTCATTTAAGAAATCCTTTACAGAGATAATGAAATCAATCAGACCTCAATTTGAGATAATAGCTTGGATTTTAGTTATATTTGCATTTATAGTTACTATTTATTATATGGTTATTTTAAGTTGGGATTTGGTATATCTGTTAAGTAGTATTACATTCAGCTGGGGAACTGATGCCGCATTATACTTTGTTAATAATGTTGGAGGAAGTTCTAATTTAAGTAATGCAAGTTTCCTGTTAATACCCACAACAATCGGAGTTATAATCACATGGGCAATTTTGTGGTTCATATCAAATAAGGACGTTGACAAGGGCATTGGAAAAGCTTCCAAGATTCTTATACCATTACTGTTTATCATTATGGGAATCATCATAGTTTATGCATTAACATTGCCTGGAGCAGATATTGGAATAAATACTTTACTAAATCCAACATGGAGCAAATTATATGATGTAAACATATGGTTAGCTGCATTTGGTCAGATTATTTTCTCATTAAGTGTTGGAGAAGCTTTAGCACTCACTTATGCAAGTTATTTGCCTGAAAATTCCAAACTAACAGACAATGTATTTCTTGTCGTTGCTTCAAATTCTGCCTTTGAAGTTTGTACTGCTTTTGGAGTTTTTTCAATATTGGGATTCATGTCATATACAACCGGAACTCCAATGGTGCAACTAATTACTGAAGGAACCGGACTGATATTTATCGTATTCCCAATGATTTTCAATATCATGGGTGCAATGGGTCGTATATTAGCACCATTATTATTCTTAGCAATTCTATTTGCAGGAATTACATCCGCATTGGGACTGTTTGAACCGATGGTAAACTCAACACTCACCAAATTAGGCTGGTCCAGAAGGAAAACAACAACAATACTTTGTATCATTGGTTGTATAATATCCGTAACTTTAACAACCGGAATCAGCAGTTACTTAATCGGAATAATAGATGCCTTTGTAAACCAGTTTGGAGTTTTGCTATTGATACCAATTCAGGCAATAATATTCGGATGGATATATGGTCTTGATAATGTAATACCTGTCTTAAATGAACATTCAACAATAAAAGTAGGTAGATTATGGAAAGCAATAACCAAATATATTGCACCAGTAATATTATTTGGACTTTGGGGATTTGGAATTTTCAAATTGTTTTCAAATGCAAACAGCTTTGAAATAACAGTTTACGCAATCATTTCTATTGGAGTATTGGCGCTGTCATTACTATTTACAAAAAGAAAAACTCCATCAAATCAAAATTAA
- a CDS encoding flavodoxin family protein translates to MRIVILKGSPNIEGSSNMLAKNFSKGAIEAGHEVKEVDVANANISPCIGCVHCGYEGECVLNDDMNEIRSDILKSDMLVLVTPLYYYGMSAQLKTLIDRFCSRNFSIQRKNFKSALLTVAYNADDWTFDALEAHYDTLIRYLNLDDCGRVLGYGCGTPAMTKRSRYPDEAYNLGKSL, encoded by the coding sequence ATGAGAATAGTTATATTGAAAGGAAGTCCGAATATTGAGGGTTCATCAAATATGCTTGCAAAAAACTTTTCTAAAGGTGCAATCGAAGCAGGTCATGAAGTTAAAGAGGTTGATGTCGCTAATGCAAACATTTCTCCATGTATTGGTTGTGTTCATTGTGGATATGAAGGGGAATGTGTTTTAAATGATGATATGAATGAAATTCGCAGTGATATTCTTAAATCAGACATGTTAGTATTAGTTACACCGTTATATTATTATGGGATGTCTGCTCAACTTAAAACTTTAATTGACAGGTTCTGTTCGAGGAATTTTTCAATTCAGAGGAAAAATTTCAAATCAGCACTTCTAACCGTAGCGTATAATGCAGATGACTGGACATTTGATGCTTTGGAAGCCCATTATGATACTTTAATCAGATATCTTAATTTGGATGATTGTGGAAGAGTTTTGGGTTATGGTTGCGGAACTCCGGCAATGACAAAACGTTCTAGATATCCTGATGAGGCTTACAATTTAGGCAAAAGCTTGTAA